The following proteins are encoded in a genomic region of Cryptomeria japonica chromosome 11, Sugi_1.0, whole genome shotgun sequence:
- the LOC131063085 gene encoding brassinosteroid-responsive RING protein 1-like: protein MGFPACHHGFPMGRLLRCLAFVFACIDSVMCYLLSLLGLRDPLRHERNGQREFQEIPSVLSFGDVVRNNLPVIKFQRFAESCSEIEEVMCAVCLNSLERDDEIRELCNCSHIFHRDCLDKWIDHHQITCPLCRCPLIAQTESQYHSDEDWISFLFEGGDFVNSF, encoded by the coding sequence ATGGGATTTCCTGCATGCCACCATGGTTTCCCTATGGGAAGACTCCTGCGGTGCTTAGCATTTGTGTTTGCTTGTATAGACAGTGTAATGTGCTATCTTCTTTCTCTTCTTGGGCTGAGGGATCCACTACGCCATGAAAGAAATGGGCAGAGAGAATTTCAAGAAATCCCTTCTGTCCTTTCGTTTGGTGACGTGGTTAGAAACAATTTGCCTGTcatcaaatttcagagatttgCAGAGAGCTGTAGTGAAATAGAGGAAGTTATGTGTGCTGTTTGCTTGAACTCCTTGGAGAGAGATGATGAAATTCGGGAGCTTTGTAATTGCTCTCATATATTTCATAGGGATTGTTTGGATAAGTGGATTGATCACCATCAGATTACATGCCCTCTCTGCAGATGTCCTCTGATTGCACAGACAGAAAGCCAATATCACAGTGATGAAGATTGGATCTCCTTTCTATTCGAAGGTGGAGATTTTGTCAATTCATTTTAG